From Stenotrophomonas maltophilia, a single genomic window includes:
- a CDS encoding PLP-dependent aminotransferase family protein, whose protein sequence is MSRPLTRIESVIQTVRTRISARVDGPGSRLPSVRAQAAAMGVSVSTVVEAYERLAAEGVISARAGSGFYVSGPAAPLALAAMEPRLDRVVDPLWVSRQSLETPAGHLKPGCGWMPSDWLYQDGMRRGLRRLARVDASQLVDYAGPLGLPALRQLLQRRAAALGIDAPMEQILLTESGTHAVDLICRFLLKPGDCVLVDDPSYFNYHALLKAHQVQAVGVPYTHTGPDLDAFAQALQAHSPRLYITNSGLHNPTGAVLSPSTAHRLLGLAEHSELVIVEDDIFADFELHPAPRLAALDGLSRVIHVGSFSKTLSAASRCGYIAARHDWIDALTDLKLATSFGGGHLAMQLMHIALTDSGYRRHMQSVRSRLADARRHALRKLHALGITPWLQPEAGLFLWCQLPDGRDAAALARHCLRQGIVLAPGNAFSQSQRAADYLRFNVSQCQDPRIWQVLAQALH, encoded by the coding sequence ATGTCGCGTCCGCTCACCCGCATCGAATCAGTCATCCAGACCGTCCGCACCCGCATCAGCGCGCGCGTGGATGGCCCCGGTTCCCGCCTGCCGTCGGTGCGGGCGCAGGCGGCAGCGATGGGCGTATCGGTCTCCACCGTGGTCGAGGCTTACGAGCGCTTGGCGGCCGAAGGCGTGATCAGCGCGCGCGCGGGCTCTGGCTTCTACGTCAGTGGCCCGGCCGCACCGCTGGCGCTGGCCGCGATGGAGCCGCGGCTGGATCGCGTGGTGGACCCGCTGTGGGTATCGAGGCAATCGCTGGAAACGCCCGCGGGCCACCTCAAGCCGGGCTGCGGCTGGATGCCCAGCGACTGGCTGTACCAGGACGGCATGCGTCGTGGCCTGCGCCGGCTGGCACGTGTCGATGCATCGCAGCTGGTCGACTACGCCGGCCCGCTCGGCCTGCCCGCATTGCGCCAGTTGCTGCAGCGGCGCGCTGCTGCACTGGGCATCGACGCGCCGATGGAACAGATCCTGCTGACCGAATCGGGCACGCACGCGGTCGACCTGATCTGCCGCTTCCTGCTCAAGCCCGGCGACTGCGTGCTGGTGGATGACCCCAGCTACTTCAACTACCACGCGCTGCTGAAGGCACATCAGGTGCAGGCCGTAGGCGTGCCGTACACCCACACCGGGCCGGACCTTGATGCGTTTGCGCAAGCGCTGCAGGCACATTCGCCGCGGCTGTACATCACCAATTCGGGCCTGCACAACCCGACCGGCGCCGTGCTTTCCCCCAGCACCGCTCACCGCCTGCTGGGCCTGGCCGAGCACAGCGAACTGGTCATCGTCGAGGACGACATCTTCGCCGACTTCGAGCTGCATCCCGCCCCCCGGCTTGCCGCGCTGGATGGTCTGTCGCGGGTGATCCACGTCGGCAGCTTTTCCAAGACGCTGTCGGCGGCCTCACGCTGCGGCTATATCGCGGCGCGCCACGACTGGATCGACGCGCTGACCGACCTGAAGCTGGCAACCAGCTTCGGCGGCGGCCATCTGGCGATGCAGCTGATGCACATCGCGCTGACCGACAGTGGTTATCGTCGCCACATGCAGTCAGTACGTTCGCGCCTGGCCGATGCACGCCGGCATGCGCTGCGGAAACTGCACGCGCTGGGTATCACCCCGTGGCTGCAGCCCGAAGCCGGCCTGTTCCTGTGGTGCCAGCTGCCCGATGGCCGCGACGCCGCGGCCCTGGCGCGGCACTGCCTGCGCCAGGGCATCGTGCTGGCACCGGGCAACGCCTTCAGCCAGTCGCAGCGCGCGGCCGACTACCTGCGCTTCAATGTCTCGCAATGCCAGGACCCGCGCATCTGGCAGGTGTTGGCGCAGGCCTTGCACTGA
- a CDS encoding DMT family transporter, with the protein MERSASGWINGFIGVVIFAGSLPATRLAVLELDAGFVTAARATIAAVLGLGLLLLLRQPWPRRSDLPGLVVVSLGVVVGFPLLTALALRHASSAHTIVFVGLLPLSTALFGVLRGGERPRPAFWLFSLLGSACVVGYAMRNGIEASLQADLLMLAAILACGLGYAEGGRLARHLGGWQVISWALLLALPVMLPLSVVMRPASFAAVGAPAWWALGYVAVFSMLVGFLFWYRGLAQGGIAAVGQLQLLQPFFGLALAALLLHESVSAGMVLVTLGAVVCVAGARRFSR; encoded by the coding sequence GTGGAACGGTCAGCGAGCGGTTGGATCAATGGCTTCATCGGTGTGGTGATCTTCGCCGGCTCGTTGCCGGCCACCCGCCTGGCGGTGCTTGAACTGGACGCCGGGTTCGTCACCGCCGCACGCGCCACCATCGCCGCAGTGCTTGGCCTTGGCCTGTTGCTGCTGTTGCGCCAGCCCTGGCCGCGGCGCAGTGACCTGCCGGGGCTGGTGGTGGTCAGTCTTGGCGTGGTGGTCGGTTTCCCGCTGCTGACCGCGTTGGCCCTGCGCCATGCGTCATCGGCGCACACCATCGTGTTCGTCGGCCTGCTGCCACTGAGTACCGCACTGTTCGGGGTGCTGCGCGGCGGCGAGCGGCCGCGCCCCGCCTTCTGGCTGTTCTCGCTGCTGGGCAGCGCCTGCGTGGTCGGCTACGCGATGCGCAATGGCATCGAGGCCTCGCTGCAGGCCGACCTGCTGATGCTGGCCGCGATCCTTGCCTGCGGGCTCGGCTATGCCGAAGGCGGCCGGCTGGCCCGCCATCTCGGCGGCTGGCAGGTGATCAGCTGGGCGCTGCTGCTGGCGTTGCCGGTGATGCTGCCACTGAGCGTGGTGATGCGCCCGGCCTCGTTCGCCGCGGTGGGCGCGCCTGCGTGGTGGGCACTGGGCTACGTGGCGGTGTTCAGCATGCTGGTCGGCTTCCTGTTCTGGTACCGCGGGCTGGCGCAGGGTGGAATCGCCGCGGTCGGCCAGCTGCAGCTGCTGCAGCCATTCTTCGGCCTGGCGTTGGCGGCGCTGTTGCTGCACGAATCGGTCAGCGCCGGCATGGTGCTGGTAACGCTGGGCGCGGTGGTCTGCGTGGCCGGCGCGCGCCGCTTCAGCCGCTAG
- a CDS encoding SDR family oxidoreductase, which translates to MTGAAGGLGLAYSRLLAERGAHVVMHDVGAGTNGRGTDPLRIQHSADALRARGLSVQAVSDPIDHRAGCHALVQDLLQQHGHIDFLIHNAGWVEYQALEAVEDDALERMLCLAAKTPLWLAQAAWPAMRAAGGGRIVITTSDRALYPQYAQRGLSAYAMGKLAALGLVNVLALEGAGHGIVVNAVSPVAKTRMWGIDGEPDELHPEAVAHGVAFLASTRCQGGGWVLRASNGQFHALRLQEAEHVAYPRDLRAVSADSIESVALQWPAIARASVDVRS; encoded by the coding sequence GTGACCGGTGCCGCCGGTGGACTGGGCCTGGCCTACAGTCGCCTGCTGGCCGAGCGTGGTGCGCACGTGGTGATGCACGACGTCGGTGCCGGCACCAATGGTCGTGGCACCGATCCGCTGCGCATCCAGCACAGTGCCGACGCGTTGCGGGCGCGTGGGCTATCGGTGCAGGCCGTCAGTGATCCCATCGATCATCGTGCCGGTTGCCACGCGCTGGTGCAGGATCTGCTGCAGCAGCATGGTCACATCGACTTCCTGATCCACAACGCTGGTTGGGTGGAGTACCAGGCGCTGGAAGCGGTCGAAGACGATGCGCTGGAGCGGATGCTGTGCCTGGCCGCAAAGACACCCTTGTGGCTGGCGCAGGCGGCGTGGCCGGCGATGCGCGCGGCGGGTGGTGGCCGCATCGTCATCACCACCTCCGATCGCGCGCTGTATCCGCAGTACGCACAGCGCGGTCTTTCCGCCTATGCGATGGGCAAGCTGGCCGCGCTCGGCCTGGTCAATGTGCTGGCACTGGAAGGTGCCGGGCACGGCATCGTGGTCAATGCGGTTTCGCCGGTGGCCAAGACGCGGATGTGGGGCATCGACGGCGAGCCGGACGAGCTGCATCCGGAGGCAGTCGCGCACGGCGTGGCCTTTCTGGCATCGACGCGCTGCCAGGGCGGCGGATGGGTGCTGCGTGCAAGCAATGGCCAGTTCCATGCGCTGCGCCTGCAGGAAGCGGAACACGTTGCATATCCGCGCGATCTGCGCGCGGTCAGCGCCGACAGCATCGAGTCGGTGGCCCTGCAGTGGCCGGCCATCGCCCGCGCCAGTGTGGACGTGCGCAGCTGA
- a CDS encoding LysR family transcriptional regulator yields MIDLRLLRQFVAVAEELHFHRAAARLHMSQPPLTAAIRRLEDELGSELIVRGNRTLGLTVAGQTLLVEARATLQQAEQALQRTREAAAGQRGSLQVGYVGSALYGRLPGLIRRFRQQYPQVRLHLQEATSRQQQLWLREQRIDVGVLIPPIPAAELQLHDFDHDHLAIALPRTHALAALPDVSVAMLADEPFVSWPAGEGIGFHAQVLGLCTAAGFTPRVVQEAQGMHAVLSLVAVDAGVAIVPASMSSFRPEEIVYRKVGGEAARFALQLCVRPEQPSPVLCNFLEAANAS; encoded by the coding sequence ATGATCGACCTGCGCCTGCTCCGCCAGTTCGTGGCCGTGGCCGAAGAGCTGCACTTCCACCGCGCCGCCGCTCGGCTGCACATGTCGCAGCCACCGCTGACGGCGGCGATACGGCGGCTGGAAGACGAACTGGGCAGTGAACTGATCGTGCGTGGCAACCGTACCCTGGGCCTGACCGTGGCCGGGCAGACCTTGCTGGTGGAAGCGCGCGCGACGCTGCAGCAGGCCGAACAGGCGCTGCAGCGCACCCGTGAAGCCGCCGCAGGGCAGCGTGGCAGCCTGCAGGTGGGCTATGTCGGCAGCGCGTTGTACGGTCGGTTGCCTGGTTTGATCCGCCGTTTCCGCCAGCAGTATCCACAGGTGCGGCTGCATCTGCAGGAGGCGACCTCACGCCAGCAGCAGCTGTGGCTGAGAGAGCAGCGCATCGACGTGGGGGTGTTGATTCCACCGATTCCTGCCGCCGAACTACAGTTGCACGACTTCGACCACGACCATCTGGCGATTGCGCTGCCGCGTACGCATGCATTGGCCGCATTGCCCGACGTGAGCGTGGCGATGCTGGCCGATGAACCCTTCGTGTCGTGGCCGGCCGGCGAGGGCATCGGTTTCCACGCACAGGTGCTGGGCCTGTGCACCGCGGCGGGATTCACTCCACGCGTAGTGCAGGAGGCGCAGGGCATGCATGCAGTGCTGTCGCTGGTGGCGGTGGATGCGGGCGTGGCGATCGTGCCGGCCAGCATGAGCAGTTTTCGTCCGGAAGAGATCGTCTACCGGAAGGTGGGCGGTGAAGCCGCGCGCTTTGCCCTGCAGCTGTGCGTGCGCCCGGAGCAACCGTCGCCGGTGCTGTGCAATTTCCTGGAAGCCGCGAACGCGAGCTGA
- a CDS encoding LysR substrate-binding domain-containing protein — MDSISALLAFVRTAEAGSIVGAARVLGLSASAVGKRIARLEQDLGTRLFHRTTRRVHLTDEGDLLLQRCRRALDELSEAQADLAQRQHAPSGLLRIGLPTIGYRFLLPVLPGFQQRYPQVQLELDFNDRIVDVVSEGLDAVIRSGALADSSLTARRLGGFRFILCAAPGYLHAHGTPGDVSELRMHAALRFRYPTTGKLHPWQLPGVEGDAGAGLPTAMTCNNMEAVLAAAIGCMGLAWMPDFLAADALADGRLQRVLPALPTHQGQFSLLWPGGRHPSARLRVFIDYAVAHLFQGEHA, encoded by the coding sequence ATGGATTCCATCTCTGCCCTGCTCGCCTTCGTCCGCACTGCGGAGGCGGGCAGCATCGTCGGTGCCGCCCGCGTCCTCGGCCTGTCCGCGTCGGCGGTGGGCAAGCGCATCGCCCGCCTCGAGCAGGACCTGGGTACGCGCCTGTTCCATCGCACCACCCGCCGCGTACACCTCACCGATGAGGGCGATCTGCTCCTGCAACGCTGCCGGCGTGCCCTGGACGAGCTTTCCGAAGCACAGGCGGACCTGGCGCAGCGACAGCACGCGCCCAGTGGGCTGCTGCGCATCGGGCTGCCGACCATCGGCTATCGCTTCCTGCTGCCGGTGCTGCCCGGGTTCCAGCAGCGCTATCCGCAGGTGCAGCTGGAACTGGATTTCAATGACCGCATCGTCGATGTGGTCAGCGAAGGCCTCGACGCAGTGATACGCAGCGGTGCGCTGGCCGATTCCAGCCTGACCGCGCGGCGGCTGGGCGGGTTTCGTTTCATCCTCTGTGCGGCCCCCGGCTATCTGCACGCGCACGGCACGCCCGGTGATGTGAGCGAGCTGCGCATGCATGCCGCACTGCGCTTCCGTTACCCGACCACCGGAAAGCTGCATCCGTGGCAACTGCCGGGCGTCGAAGGCGATGCCGGAGCGGGCCTGCCGACGGCGATGACCTGCAACAACATGGAAGCCGTGCTGGCCGCTGCAATTGGTTGCATGGGCCTGGCCTGGATGCCTGACTTCCTCGCCGCTGACGCGCTGGCCGACGGCCGCCTGCAACGGGTGCTGCCTGCACTGCCCACGCACCAAGGGCAGTTCTCGCTGCTATGGCCGGGTGGACGCCACCCCAGCGCGCGCCTGCGGGTATTCATCGACTACGCCGTGGCGCATCTGTTCCAGGGCGAACACGCCTAG
- a CDS encoding MFS transporter — MAPVSMLSLPVRAQQRWTLLAVCLAALALPLSFSAGAVAVPVLARSAAASPTALAWVTNAFMLTFGSLLLAAGGLADRYGRRRLFLLGTVGFTAATAVVCLAPTLLWLDLARGLQGVAAAAALASGTAALAQAWQGPARARVFALLGTTFGAGLALGPLLAGLLLQALGWRSVFAAGGVLALAAFVLGARVLPESHGERGHLDLGGMLGFSLMLAALTLALLWLGEFGLHALRVQLALLATLLLGGVFVCIERVHRSPLLDLSLFSQPAFLGVQLLPVATCFGYVVLLVVLPLQLLGVHGQSATAVGLQMLALSAPMLVLPMLAARWAERIGSARLCTLGLLVCATGLYLLSCHASHPSPSQWVPLLMLIGAGTALPWGLMDGLSVSVVPVQRAGMAAGIFGTVRVAGEGIALAAVTALLALLIGQRLQGASPASLARAGAYLATGAHAQAQALLPAMRGAHLQQASAEALAILLRVLALLTAACAVLLHVLLRRPALAVIRTDR, encoded by the coding sequence ATGGCCCCGGTTTCGATGCTCTCCTTGCCTGTCCGTGCGCAGCAGCGCTGGACGCTGCTTGCCGTCTGCCTGGCCGCGCTGGCGTTGCCGTTGTCCTTCTCGGCCGGCGCGGTCGCGGTGCCGGTGCTGGCCCGTTCCGCGGCGGCCTCACCCACTGCGCTGGCCTGGGTGACCAATGCATTCATGCTCACCTTCGGCAGCCTCTTGCTTGCTGCCGGCGGCCTGGCCGACCGCTATGGCCGGCGCCGGCTGTTCCTGCTGGGCACGGTCGGGTTCACCGCCGCTACAGCCGTCGTCTGCCTTGCGCCCACGCTGCTGTGGCTGGACCTGGCGCGCGGGCTGCAGGGCGTTGCCGCTGCAGCAGCGCTGGCGTCCGGCACCGCCGCATTGGCGCAGGCCTGGCAGGGGCCAGCACGTGCGCGCGTCTTCGCTCTGCTGGGCACGACATTCGGTGCAGGGTTGGCACTGGGGCCGCTGCTTGCCGGCCTTCTGCTGCAGGCACTGGGGTGGCGCAGCGTGTTCGCCGCCGGGGGTGTGCTGGCGTTGGCGGCCTTCGTACTGGGCGCGCGCGTGTTGCCTGAAAGCCACGGCGAGCGCGGACACCTGGACCTCGGCGGCATGCTCGGCTTCAGCCTGATGCTGGCAGCGCTGACCCTGGCCCTGCTGTGGCTGGGAGAATTCGGGCTGCATGCCCTGCGCGTACAGTTGGCGCTGCTGGCGACGCTGCTGCTGGGCGGGGTGTTCGTCTGCATCGAACGGGTGCATCGCTCACCGCTGCTGGACCTCTCATTGTTCTCGCAGCCGGCGTTCCTCGGTGTCCAGCTGCTGCCGGTGGCCACCTGCTTCGGCTACGTGGTGCTGCTGGTGGTACTGCCGCTGCAGTTGCTGGGCGTGCACGGGCAAAGCGCGACTGCGGTCGGATTGCAGATGCTGGCTCTGTCCGCGCCGATGCTGGTACTGCCGATGCTGGCCGCGCGCTGGGCCGAGCGCATCGGAAGTGCGCGGCTGTGCACGCTGGGCCTGCTGGTCTGTGCCACCGGCCTGTACCTGCTGTCGTGCCACGCCTCGCACCCGTCGCCCTCGCAGTGGGTGCCGTTGCTGATGCTGATCGGTGCCGGAACCGCGTTGCCGTGGGGCCTGATGGATGGGCTGTCGGTCAGCGTGGTGCCGGTGCAGCGTGCAGGCATGGCCGCCGGCATCTTCGGAACGGTGCGGGTGGCCGGCGAAGGCATTGCGTTGGCCGCAGTGACCGCCTTGCTTGCGCTGCTGATCGGCCAGCGGCTGCAGGGCGCGTCGCCCGCGTCGCTGGCCAGGGCCGGGGCCTATCTGGCCACCGGTGCGCATGCACAGGCGCAGGCGCTGCTTCCGGCGATGCGCGGCGCACACCTGCAGCAGGCCAGTGCCGAAGCGCTGGCGATACTGCTGCGGGTGCTGGCGTTGCTGACCGCCGCCTGTGCCGTGCTGCTGCACGTACTGCTGCGGCGGCCAGCGTTGGCCGTGATCAGAACCGATAGGTGA
- a CDS encoding TonB-dependent siderophore receptor, producing the protein MPARRTLLSLALALPGSLVAHAALADDAPTPRTLDRVSVVAERASTATKTDTALTQTPQAISVVTQQLFTDRGAHNLQEVLRYSAGVTADAWGLDTRNDATSVRGLDPVQYQDGLRRSYGFSPLARPEIYGLERVEVLRGPSSVLYGAGATGGIINAMSKRPTFGNVAGEAGVQLGSFDRRQLQGDIGGALNEAGTVAGRFVGLVRESNMQTDTLKDDRVYLAPSISWRGERSTFSLLASYQHDRTGSSQQFLPLAATLLAPPGRRLDPSTFIGDPDFDRIDSRVYSLTALFDHRFNDVLSLRSAMRYIDGKTTLQQMYVDSYSNPADPFIDAGRRVVNRTAYGTRPDVQIFSADNALQFDFATGAFQHLLLAGVDYSQYREQLQRLDATGTPIDIYAPVSVAPTVRGWERQPDQTSTQLGLYLQDQIRWADRVSLVLGARRGHARSKTDGQPSQTDNATTYRAGLIGELGAGVSPYLSYSESFLPVAGQDLFGQAFKPMRGRQTEAGIKWQPARNLLLTMAAYRITETNRQTNDPDNVLNVVQTGQIRSKGVELEGQFQFANELTITAAVARNEAEVSRSNFALEVGQRLNDTPQDLASAWVSKGFPLEDGARLRLGLGVRHVGNTVSLGNGGRIITPSYTLADALVEVQVTDWTMALNITNLTDKRYYAPCRTFGDCFAGYPRVVTGTITYRF; encoded by the coding sequence ATGCCCGCCCGCCGCACCCTGCTCTCGCTTGCCCTCGCCCTGCCCGGCAGCCTCGTCGCACACGCCGCACTGGCCGACGACGCGCCGACTCCCCGCACCCTGGACCGCGTCAGCGTGGTGGCCGAGCGTGCCAGCACCGCGACCAAGACCGACACCGCCCTGACCCAGACGCCACAGGCGATCAGCGTGGTCACCCAGCAGCTGTTCACCGATCGCGGCGCGCACAACCTGCAGGAAGTGCTGCGCTACAGCGCCGGCGTCACCGCCGACGCGTGGGGCCTGGACACCCGCAACGATGCCACCTCGGTACGCGGGCTGGATCCGGTGCAGTACCAGGATGGCCTCCGCCGCAGTTACGGGTTCAGTCCGTTGGCGCGGCCGGAAATCTATGGCCTGGAGCGTGTGGAAGTGCTGCGCGGTCCTTCGTCGGTGCTGTACGGCGCAGGCGCCACCGGCGGCATCATCAATGCGATGAGCAAGCGCCCGACGTTCGGCAATGTGGCGGGCGAGGCAGGCGTGCAGCTTGGCAGCTTCGACCGCAGGCAGCTTCAGGGCGACATCGGCGGTGCGTTGAACGAGGCCGGCACGGTGGCCGGGCGCTTCGTCGGCCTAGTGCGTGAGTCGAACATGCAGACCGATACGCTCAAGGACGACCGTGTCTACCTTGCGCCTTCGATCAGCTGGCGCGGCGAACGCAGCACCTTCAGCCTGCTGGCCAGCTACCAGCACGACAGGACCGGCTCCAGCCAGCAGTTCCTGCCGCTGGCGGCGACGCTGCTGGCGCCCCCCGGACGCCGCCTCGATCCCTCCACGTTCATCGGTGACCCTGACTTCGACCGCATCGACTCGCGTGTCTACAGCCTCACCGCGCTGTTCGACCACCGCTTCAACGACGTGCTCAGCCTGCGCTCGGCCATGCGCTACATCGATGGCAAAACGACGCTGCAGCAGATGTACGTGGACAGCTACAGCAACCCGGCCGATCCCTTCATCGATGCCGGACGTCGCGTGGTCAACCGCACCGCCTACGGCACCCGCCCCGACGTGCAGATCTTCAGTGCCGACAACGCCCTGCAGTTCGACTTCGCCACGGGTGCCTTCCAGCACCTGCTGCTGGCCGGCGTCGACTACAGCCAGTACCGGGAGCAGCTGCAGCGCCTGGATGCGACCGGCACGCCGATCGACATCTACGCCCCGGTATCGGTGGCACCGACAGTGCGTGGCTGGGAGCGCCAGCCAGACCAGACCTCCACCCAGCTCGGCCTCTACCTGCAGGATCAGATCCGCTGGGCCGACCGTGTTTCACTGGTGCTGGGCGCACGACGCGGCCATGCACGCTCGAAGACCGACGGCCAGCCCAGCCAGACCGACAACGCCACCACCTATCGCGCCGGCCTGATCGGCGAACTGGGCGCCGGGGTATCGCCCTACCTGAGCTACAGCGAATCGTTCCTGCCGGTTGCCGGCCAGGACCTGTTCGGCCAGGCCTTCAAGCCGATGCGCGGCCGCCAGACCGAGGCCGGCATCAAGTGGCAACCCGCGCGCAACCTGCTGCTGACGATGGCCGCGTACCGCATCACCGAAACCAACCGGCAGACCAACGACCCGGACAACGTGCTGAACGTGGTGCAGACCGGGCAGATCCGCTCCAAGGGCGTCGAGCTGGAGGGCCAGTTCCAGTTCGCCAACGAGCTGACGATCACCGCCGCCGTTGCGCGCAACGAGGCCGAAGTCAGCCGCAGCAACTTCGCATTGGAAGTGGGCCAGCGCCTCAACGACACCCCGCAGGACCTGGCCTCGGCCTGGGTCTCGAAGGGCTTCCCGCTGGAGGACGGCGCACGCCTGCGCCTGGGCCTGGGCGTGCGCCATGTCGGCAATACCGTGTCGCTGGGCAATGGCGGGCGCATCATCACCCCCAGCTACACGCTGGCCGATGCCCTGGTGGAAGTGCAGGTGACCGACTGGACGATGGCGTTGAACATCACCAATCTCACCGACAAGCGCTACTACGCACCGTGCCGCACCTTCGGTGACTGCTTCGCCGGCTACCCGCGGGTGGTCACCGGCACCATCACCTATCGGTTCTGA
- a CDS encoding GFA family protein: protein MGITSVAGVPVQPRHRATCHCGTVELLLDLPDGIVDPRRCDCSMCRRRGAIAASVTRAGLQVVRGQNHLRLYQFNTHVAEHYFCGVCGIYTHHRRRSNPEQYGYNVACLEGIDPFALGVIPVNDGVNHPADRSA from the coding sequence ATGGGCATTACATCCGTGGCCGGCGTTCCGGTCCAACCCCGGCACCGCGCAACCTGCCACTGCGGCACGGTCGAACTGCTGCTGGACCTGCCGGACGGCATCGTCGACCCACGCCGCTGCGACTGCTCGATGTGCCGGCGCCGTGGCGCCATCGCCGCCAGCGTGACCCGTGCGGGACTGCAGGTGGTGCGCGGGCAGAACCACCTGCGGCTGTACCAGTTCAACACCCATGTGGCCGAGCATTACTTCTGCGGTGTGTGCGGCATCTACACCCACCACCGGCGTCGCTCCAATCCCGAGCAGTACGGCTACAACGTGGCCTGCCTGGAGGGCATCGACCCGTTCGCGCTGGGCGTGATCCCGGTCAACGATGGCGTCAACCACCCGGCCGACCGCAGCGCCTAG
- a CDS encoding DUF4105 domain-containing protein translates to MALAALWVTGLLAYQLPGPGALATTVAVLWLLVALWASWRVARGRGNRRLGLTFGAALALAALWWLLLAPRQDRVWADDVAQRLHVVSFDGRHVVLDNVRDFTWRSETDYDPRWVRREYDLDQLRSADLVLSYWMGPAIAHTLISFGFDDGRHVVFSLEIRKERGESFSALGGFFRKFEMTLVASEETDIIRTRTNARGEDVYLYRLHGMDRTQLKELFAAYIEQARELDAKPGFYNTLTSNCTTIVFDLARHIAPRLPLDYRLLLSGYLAEYAQEVGALTPGVPYAELHDKGRITQRALDLGDGVHFSTVIRQGVPGTEQDPQ, encoded by the coding sequence ATGGCGCTGGCGGCGCTGTGGGTGACCGGGCTGCTGGCCTACCAGCTGCCGGGGCCGGGTGCGCTGGCCACGACGGTGGCCGTGCTGTGGCTGCTGGTTGCGCTGTGGGCATCGTGGCGGGTCGCACGCGGCCGAGGCAACCGCCGGCTGGGCCTGACGTTCGGCGCAGCACTGGCGCTGGCCGCGCTGTGGTGGCTGCTGCTGGCGCCGCGCCAGGACCGCGTGTGGGCCGATGACGTGGCCCAGCGCCTGCACGTGGTGTCGTTCGATGGGCGTCATGTGGTGCTGGACAACGTCCGTGATTTCACCTGGCGCAGCGAAACCGACTATGACCCGCGCTGGGTGCGCCGCGAGTACGACCTGGACCAGCTGCGCTCGGCCGATCTGGTGCTGTCGTACTGGATGGGCCCGGCAATCGCCCACACGCTGATCTCGTTCGGCTTCGACGATGGCCGCCACGTGGTGTTCTCGCTGGAGATCCGCAAGGAACGGGGTGAATCGTTCTCGGCGCTGGGCGGCTTCTTCCGCAAGTTCGAGATGACCCTGGTGGCCTCCGAGGAGACCGACATCATCCGCACCCGCACCAATGCGCGGGGCGAGGATGTCTACCTGTACCGCCTGCACGGCATGGACCGCACGCAGCTGAAGGAACTGTTCGCCGCCTACATCGAGCAGGCGCGCGAACTGGATGCGAAGCCGGGCTTCTACAACACGCTGACCAGCAACTGCACCACCATCGTCTTCGACCTGGCCCGCCACATCGCACCGCGGCTGCCGCTGGACTATCGCCTGCTGCTGTCGGGCTACCTGGCCGAGTACGCGCAGGAGGTCGGCGCGCTCACCCCGGGCGTGCCGTACGCCGAACTGCATGACAAGGGCCGCATCACCCAGCGTGCGCTGGACCTGGGTGACGGGGTGCATTTCTCCACCGTAATCCGCCAGGGCGTGCCCGGCACCGAGCAGGACCCGCAGTAA